A window of the Nitrospirota bacterium genome harbors these coding sequences:
- the glnA gene encoding type I glutamate--ammonia ligase, with product MTSKDVLKFAKEQGAKVCDLKFCDMLGTWQHFTTGMSEITEETLEEGLGFDGSSIRGWQGIQESDMLVIPDAKTAVMDPFCAEPTLSLICDILDPISRKPYSRDPRYIAKKAIEHLKKTGIGDTAYMGPEPEFFIFDGVRYDAQVDHSYYHIESKEGIWGSGDKEDNLGYKPRHKEGYFPVSPNDTFQDLRTEMLLTMQKVGIIVEKQHHEVATAGQAEIDMRFSELVDMADKLMWYKHVCKNVAWKHGKTVTFMPKPIFGDNGSGMHTHQSVWKNGKPLMAGEGYAGLSDLGLHYIGGILKHGRALAAIVAPTVNSYRRLVPGFEAPVNLAYSARNRSACCRIPLYSPSPKAKRVEVRFPDPSCNPYLAFSAMLMAGLDGIEKKIKPGEPLDKDIYHLPAAEAKKVPQLPSSLSEAIEELEKDHEFLKKGNVFTDDMIEAWISWKKEKEIDPIRLRPTPLEFHLYYDA from the coding sequence ATGACATCGAAAGACGTTTTGAAATTCGCGAAGGAGCAGGGCGCGAAGGTCTGTGACCTGAAATTCTGCGACATGCTCGGCACCTGGCAGCACTTCACTACCGGGATGTCGGAAATTACCGAGGAGACCTTGGAAGAAGGTCTCGGGTTCGACGGGTCCAGCATCCGTGGCTGGCAGGGGATCCAGGAGAGCGACATGCTCGTGATCCCCGATGCGAAAACGGCCGTGATGGATCCGTTTTGCGCCGAGCCGACGCTGAGCCTGATCTGCGACATTCTCGACCCGATCAGCCGCAAGCCGTACTCGCGCGACCCGCGTTACATCGCAAAGAAAGCCATTGAGCACCTGAAGAAGACAGGCATTGGCGACACGGCCTACATGGGGCCGGAACCTGAATTCTTCATTTTCGACGGCGTCCGCTACGACGCGCAAGTCGATCACAGCTACTACCACATCGAATCCAAGGAAGGCATCTGGGGCTCGGGCGACAAGGAAGACAACCTTGGATACAAGCCGCGCCACAAGGAGGGCTATTTCCCGGTTTCGCCGAACGACACCTTCCAAGACCTTCGCACCGAGATGCTTCTCACCATGCAGAAAGTGGGCATCATCGTCGAGAAGCAGCACCACGAGGTGGCCACGGCCGGTCAGGCGGAAATCGACATGCGGTTCTCCGAGCTGGTCGACATGGCGGACAAGCTCATGTGGTACAAGCACGTCTGCAAGAACGTCGCCTGGAAACATGGGAAGACCGTCACGTTCATGCCGAAGCCGATCTTCGGAGACAACGGTTCGGGCATGCACACGCACCAAAGCGTCTGGAAGAACGGCAAGCCGCTCATGGCTGGCGAAGGGTACGCCGGTCTCTCCGATCTCGGCTTGCACTACATCGGCGGAATCCTGAAACACGGCCGCGCGCTGGCCGCGATCGTGGCCCCCACCGTGAACTCCTACCGCCGGCTCGTGCCGGGCTTCGAGGCCCCGGTAAACCTCGCCTACTCGGCGCGGAACCGCAGCGCCTGCTGCCGAATCCCTTTGTACAGCCCGTCCCCCAAGGCGAAGCGCGTCGAAGTGCGATTCCCCGATCCGTCGTGCAATCCGTACCTCGCGTTCAGCGCCATGCTCATGGCGGGGTTGGACGGCATCGAGAAGAAGATCAAGCCGGGCGAACCGCTCGACAAGGACATTTATCACTTGCCCGCGGCCGAGGCGAAGAAAGTGCCGCAACTCCCCTCAAGCCTCTCGGAGGCGATCGAGGAATTGGAGAAGGATCACGAATTCCTCAAGAAGGGAAACGTGTTCACGGATGACATGATCGAGGCGTGGATCAGCTGGAAGAAGGAGAAGGAGATCGATCCGATCCGACTCCGCCCCACGCCGTTGGAGTTTCATCTGTATTACGACGCTTGA
- a CDS encoding P-II family nitrogen regulator, with product MKKIEAIIKPFKLDEVKEALNQIGVQGMTVTEVKGFGRQKGHAELYRGAEYVIDFLPKIKLEIVVADALVGKVIEAIEKTAKTGRIGDGKIFTSDLKDVIRIRTGERGEEAV from the coding sequence ATGAAAAAAATTGAGGCCATCATTAAGCCCTTCAAGCTGGACGAGGTGAAGGAGGCGCTGAATCAAATCGGCGTTCAGGGGATGACCGTTACGGAAGTAAAAGGATTCGGGCGCCAGAAGGGGCATGCGGAACTGTACCGGGGTGCCGAGTACGTGATCGATTTTCTCCCGAAGATCAAGCTGGAGATTGTGGTCGCGGATGCGCTGGTCGGCAAGGTGATTGAGGCCATCGAGAAAACCGCGAAAACGGGCCGCATCGGAGATGGAAAAATTTTCACGTCCGATCTGAAGGACGTCATCCGCATTCGTACGGGTGAACGTGGCGAGGAGGCGGTCTGA
- a CDS encoding CDP-alcohol phosphatidyltransferase family protein gives MTNTIGRYILIRHIPNAITFLRLLLCIALAAFLIRQNYQGALFVYIVEEVLDQADGKLARLLSAGSETGRVFDPFVDTLVHLTAFSGLLTMGAIPLWMFLVILFRELLMGFLRLLASVQGERIGAHWPGQAKALLHAVAIVFSLATLAYPREYGLGISGWMAVAASASVASGAIYLWVYRLVLRKAFAT, from the coding sequence GTGACGAACACCATCGGGAGATACATTCTCATCAGGCACATTCCGAATGCGATCACTTTCCTCAGGCTGCTGCTGTGCATCGCCTTGGCGGCCTTTCTCATCCGTCAGAACTATCAGGGGGCACTCTTCGTTTACATTGTCGAGGAAGTTCTGGACCAGGCGGACGGGAAGCTCGCCCGGCTCCTCAGCGCCGGATCCGAGACCGGCCGAGTTTTCGATCCTTTCGTGGACACCTTAGTCCACCTCACTGCGTTTTCCGGCTTGCTCACCATGGGCGCCATCCCTCTGTGGATGTTCCTCGTGATCCTCTTCCGCGAACTCCTCATGGGCTTCCTCCGTCTTCTGGCCTCGGTTCAGGGAGAAAGGATCGGTGCCCATTGGCCCGGCCAGGCCAAGGCGCTTCTTCACGCCGTGGCGATTGTTTTTTCGCTGGCCACGCTGGCTTACCCCCGAGAGTACGGGCTTGGGATCTCCGGTTGGATGGCCGTAGCCGCCTCCGCAAGTGTCGCCTCCGGGGCCATTTATCTCTGGGTGTATCGGCTCGTCCTTCGAAAGGCCTTTGCGACGTGA
- a CDS encoding CDP-alcohol phosphatidyltransferase family protein, whose product MRDVAIRLDEETSAGAGLWIWNQTVLERLLRLCRDSGVAVRTGAHSPGDLPAHLVCSTRFFKAYLESGQSFDPFACSTRFAFDLCSDPGSVRRAKRRLFADAKKPTDGWVSRNLNAKLSIPLSRILAELPLHPNGITFLNVPLGIAAAWHAARPGYGAAATAGLLFQFASVFDGCDGEIARTKLQVTKLGGWLDTMVDNLAYLLFFLGVGIWQAQQKDQGVYLHAMGVALMFLAGSLILTYVGMKRMGTESHHEYRQALDRLFRDRAPLRLFHRISFLSKRENFALGICLLCLLNLREVVYWGVLVGLGLYSAVVCSSFPALIERLGRGRER is encoded by the coding sequence GTGAGAGATGTCGCAATCCGGTTGGATGAAGAAACTTCCGCCGGAGCCGGACTTTGGATTTGGAATCAGACCGTATTGGAACGCTTGTTGAGACTTTGTCGCGATTCGGGAGTTGCCGTTAGGACGGGAGCCCACTCTCCGGGTGATCTCCCCGCCCATCTCGTTTGCTCCACCCGGTTCTTCAAAGCCTATCTGGAGTCCGGGCAGTCTTTCGATCCATTCGCCTGCTCAACGCGTTTTGCTTTTGATTTGTGCTCGGATCCGGGATCCGTCCGTCGCGCCAAGCGACGGCTCTTCGCGGATGCGAAAAAGCCGACGGATGGCTGGGTGTCCAGAAATCTCAACGCGAAACTTTCGATCCCGCTGTCGCGGATCCTGGCGGAGCTGCCGCTCCACCCGAATGGGATCACCTTCCTGAACGTCCCCTTGGGCATTGCCGCTGCATGGCATGCCGCCCGTCCCGGATACGGGGCGGCGGCGACCGCCGGCCTCTTGTTCCAGTTCGCCTCCGTATTCGACGGGTGTGACGGGGAAATCGCCCGGACAAAACTTCAGGTCACGAAACTCGGCGGTTGGCTGGATACGATGGTTGACAATCTGGCCTATCTCCTTTTCTTTCTTGGGGTGGGCATCTGGCAGGCGCAGCAGAAAGATCAAGGCGTCTACCTCCATGCCATGGGAGTGGCCCTAATGTTCCTCGCCGGCTCACTCATTCTTACCTACGTCGGCATGAAACGAATGGGCACTGAATCTCATCACGAATACCGACAAGCCCTGGATCGGCTCTTCCGAGATCGCGCTCCCCTGAGGCTCTTCCATCGGATCTCCTTTCTCAGCAAGCGGGAGAATTTTGCGTTGGGGATCTGCCTCCTCTGTCTGCTGAATCTCCGAGAAGTCGTGTACTGGGGTGTGCTGGTCGGCCTCGGTCTCTATTCCGCCGTGGTTTGCTCCTCCTTCCCGGCCTTGATCGAGAGGCTTGGCAGGGGACGGGAGCGATAA
- a CDS encoding radical SAM protein, producing the protein MPKIIFIDAPTTPQERIGKLSRIINLSRDRPHLGILTLAAVARQNGWNAAVVDPYPFQWTDEAIATQVQEFGPDIIGISSHTLGVLNGNRLAGLLKERLPGVPILNGGPHATSAPADTLRECGNYDILVIGEGEETLLELLKALPGRPLEETLSSINGIAFRAADGRIVLSGHRDNTQPLDSLPMPAWDLLPQYPFLYSPSLSSGAGSRPTGSLFTTRGCPWNCTFCDRGVFGDRLRAFSARAVMDQVLHLYHVYGIRELMFGDDTLFVDRDRMFELAELLIGAKLDLRWECMARVVDANDKLYAAVKRSGCFEISYGIESAVDEVSQNVAKPLTRKIARRAVEITKKAGIRARGYFIFGLPGDTERTLQETGHFILHSGLDDAAIFACTPYPGSALYERAHEYGTFEKRWDKMNNVDIVFVPHGLTPEKIEAMRMAVMRKFYVNPRFMWNWGRRLVRDNGWAELGRRAGVYTRFFGHMLGEFVSGLGRGA; encoded by the coding sequence ATGCCCAAGATCATCTTCATCGACGCCCCGACAACGCCCCAGGAGCGGATCGGGAAGCTTTCACGGATCATCAATCTGAGTCGGGACCGCCCCCATCTCGGTATCCTGACCCTTGCGGCAGTGGCCCGTCAGAACGGGTGGAACGCGGCGGTCGTCGATCCATACCCGTTCCAGTGGACGGATGAAGCTATCGCGACGCAGGTACAAGAGTTCGGTCCGGATATCATCGGAATCTCCTCCCATACCTTGGGCGTCTTGAATGGGAACCGGCTGGCCGGGCTGCTGAAGGAGCGCTTGCCGGGTGTGCCGATCCTCAACGGCGGACCTCACGCCACCTCGGCGCCGGCGGACACCCTCCGTGAGTGCGGGAACTACGACATTCTCGTCATCGGCGAGGGCGAGGAGACGCTGCTGGAGTTGCTGAAGGCGCTTCCCGGCCGTCCGTTGGAGGAGACGCTAAGCTCCATCAACGGCATCGCGTTCCGCGCGGCGGACGGCCGCATCGTGCTTAGCGGGCACCGGGATAACACGCAGCCTCTCGACTCACTTCCCATGCCGGCTTGGGATCTCCTGCCACAGTATCCTTTTCTTTACAGCCCTTCTCTGTCGTCCGGCGCAGGGAGTCGCCCGACAGGCTCCCTCTTCACCACGCGGGGCTGCCCGTGGAATTGCACTTTCTGCGACCGGGGCGTGTTTGGAGATCGACTCCGGGCTTTCTCCGCCCGGGCCGTGATGGACCAGGTCCTCCACCTGTACCACGTGTACGGCATCCGGGAACTCATGTTCGGCGATGACACGTTATTTGTGGACCGGGACCGGATGTTCGAATTGGCCGAGCTCCTGATCGGCGCGAAGCTGGATCTCCGCTGGGAGTGCATGGCGCGGGTGGTGGATGCCAACGACAAGCTCTACGCGGCCGTGAAACGGAGTGGGTGCTTTGAAATCTCGTACGGGATCGAGAGTGCCGTAGACGAGGTTTCCCAAAACGTCGCCAAGCCTCTCACGCGCAAGATCGCCCGGCGCGCAGTCGAAATCACGAAGAAGGCCGGTATTCGGGCGCGCGGATATTTCATCTTCGGTCTGCCCGGGGACACGGAGCGGACCCTTCAAGAGACGGGACATTTCATTCTCCATTCCGGCTTGGACGATGCCGCCATCTTCGCCTGCACGCCGTACCCCGGATCGGCGCTCTACGAAAGGGCGCACGAGTACGGTACGTTCGAGAAGCGGTGGGACAAGATGAACAATGTGGACATCGTGTTCGTACCCCACGGACTCACGCCCGAGAAGATCGAGGCAATGAGGATGGCCGTGATGCGCAAGTTCTACGTCAATCCCCGGTTCATGTGGAATTGGGGGCGAAGACTCGTCCGGGACAACGGCTGGGCGGAACTCGGTCGACGTGCCGGTGTGTATACACGCTTTTTCGGCCATATGCTGGGGGAGTTTGTGTCGGGCCTAGGGAGGGGGGCATGA
- a CDS encoding radical SAM protein gives MKNWILGRIVHGLLRLLSMAPGLSARLMGLVTGNKKLKAFAARPLLVRRAAEALLHNGVLLSQLNVTNACNEKCPMCNLWEEGTRMPLDQVKLCIDRIAEMGSFILTITGGEPFTHPDIGEIIDYARDKPFFLNLNTNASLPLKVYQRADLDKIDLAIVSFHALDELKLERITGVRGTLARVVDTLRYFRDETTMRVVLKFVIQRDNRGEVEKVQEFADREGFTVEYHPVMVDGANRPVTTDKTELLLGQEEYMDTLLRIREIKKTGRNFESSVYYDFCLKAARRGSWGWGCDAGINYLSVYPDGRFGICKDVYTSAKITDVDFPDRYRSGAFQEEMRALRESCSGCNWSCYVTASKLAGLARNPDLREFRLLQAI, from the coding sequence ATGAAGAATTGGATTTTGGGACGGATCGTGCATGGATTGCTCCGTCTCCTGTCGATGGCTCCAGGACTGTCGGCTCGGCTCATGGGCCTGGTCACCGGAAACAAGAAGTTGAAGGCCTTTGCCGCCCGGCCCCTGCTCGTCCGCAGGGCCGCCGAAGCCCTCCTGCATAACGGCGTGCTCCTATCGCAGCTCAACGTCACCAACGCCTGCAACGAGAAATGCCCCATGTGCAACCTGTGGGAAGAGGGCACGCGGATGCCGCTGGACCAAGTCAAGCTGTGTATCGACCGCATCGCCGAAATGGGGTCTTTCATCCTCACGATCACGGGAGGTGAGCCGTTCACGCATCCGGATATCGGAGAGATCATTGATTACGCGCGCGACAAGCCGTTCTTCCTCAACCTCAATACCAACGCAAGTCTGCCCCTGAAAGTGTACCAGAGGGCCGACCTTGACAAGATCGATCTGGCCATCGTCTCATTCCATGCGCTGGACGAGCTCAAACTGGAAAGAATTACGGGCGTCAGGGGTACTCTGGCGAGAGTTGTGGACACCCTGAGATACTTCCGGGACGAAACCACGATGCGCGTCGTCCTGAAATTCGTCATTCAGCGGGACAATCGCGGGGAAGTCGAAAAAGTACAGGAGTTCGCCGACCGCGAAGGATTCACCGTCGAGTATCACCCCGTCATGGTGGACGGCGCCAACCGGCCCGTGACGACGGACAAGACGGAGCTTCTCCTCGGGCAAGAGGAGTACATGGATACGCTCCTTCGAATCCGTGAGATCAAGAAAACGGGCCGCAATTTCGAGTCTTCCGTTTATTATGACTTTTGCTTGAAGGCCGCGAGGAGAGGGTCTTGGGGATGGGGTTGCGATGCCGGCATCAACTACCTCAGCGTGTATCCGGACGGCCGGTTCGGCATATGCAAGGACGTCTACACGTCGGCGAAGATCACCGACGTCGATTTTCCAGACCGGTACCGCAGCGGGGCGTTTCAGGAGGAGATGAGGGCGCTACGCGAATCTTGCTCAGGCTGCAACTGGAGCTGCTACGTCACCGCCTCGAAGTTGGCCGGGCTGGCGCGGAACCCCGATCTTCGGGAATTCCGCCTCCTGCAGGCGATCTGA